A genomic region of Gemmata massiliana contains the following coding sequences:
- a CDS encoding ABC-F family ATP-binding cassette domain-containing protein has protein sequence MPASIILFDLTWAAPDCPPLFSRLNLNFGPARTGLVGRNGVGKTTLLKLIAGELCPRSGSVSVVDTLGVLRQTVQVNPDETVADLFGVTDALAVLNRAERGEATDEELADADWALEARVASALGRVGLETRPETLLTTLSGGQRTRAGLAALVFAEPDFLLLDEPTNNLDRDGREAVIELLAGWRSGAIVVSHDRELLETVDAIVELTTLGATRYGGNWSAYRALKTQELAAAKRDLADAEKRVADVARSAQVTAERHARKSRAGQRKGEKGGTPRIILGGMKDRSEDTSGGNARLAERRREEALEAASAARERIEILQPLTVRLPPTNLPANKTVLKLDAVTAGYEPDRPIVRELSVTVIGPERIAVTGPNGSGKTTLLALVTGQLSPWAGTVQVLTDFAVLDQRVSVLDPATTIRDNFLRINPRADEFACRTALARFMFRAEAALQTVSTLSGGQLLRAGLACVLGGATPPPLLILDEPTNHLNIDSIEAVEAGLRAYDGALLVVSHDESFLEAVGITRRLELQP, from the coding sequence ATGCCTGCTTCCATTATTCTGTTCGATCTCACGTGGGCCGCGCCCGATTGCCCGCCGCTCTTCTCGCGCCTGAACCTGAACTTCGGCCCGGCCCGGACGGGGCTCGTTGGCCGTAACGGGGTCGGGAAGACGACGCTGCTCAAACTGATCGCCGGTGAATTGTGCCCGCGGTCGGGGAGTGTGTCCGTCGTCGACACTCTGGGGGTTCTGCGCCAAACGGTTCAGGTGAACCCGGACGAAACCGTTGCCGATTTGTTCGGTGTAACAGACGCTTTGGCCGTTCTGAACCGGGCCGAGCGCGGTGAAGCTACCGACGAAGAACTGGCCGATGCCGATTGGGCCCTGGAGGCGCGCGTCGCGTCTGCACTTGGTCGCGTCGGGCTTGAAACACGCCCTGAAACACTCCTCACCACTTTATCAGGCGGGCAGCGCACGCGGGCCGGACTCGCCGCGCTCGTCTTCGCGGAACCCGACTTCCTCTTGCTAGACGAGCCAACCAACAACCTCGACCGCGACGGGCGCGAGGCCGTCATCGAGTTGCTCGCCGGTTGGCGGTCCGGTGCGATCGTGGTCAGCCACGATCGGGAGTTGCTCGAAACCGTCGACGCGATCGTGGAACTAACCACGCTCGGTGCCACGCGGTACGGAGGTAATTGGAGCGCGTACCGCGCCCTCAAGACCCAGGAACTGGCCGCCGCGAAGCGAGACTTGGCGGATGCCGAAAAGCGCGTCGCGGACGTTGCCCGCAGTGCCCAGGTCACGGCCGAGCGCCACGCGCGGAAGAGCCGCGCTGGTCAGCGGAAGGGGGAGAAGGGCGGAACGCCGCGCATCATTCTTGGTGGGATGAAGGACCGGAGCGAGGATACGAGCGGCGGGAACGCCCGGCTCGCCGAGCGCCGGCGCGAGGAAGCTCTTGAAGCCGCGTCCGCAGCTCGCGAGCGCATCGAGATCCTGCAACCGCTCACCGTCCGGCTCCCACCGACGAACCTGCCCGCCAACAAAACGGTGCTGAAACTCGACGCCGTCACCGCGGGTTACGAACCGGACCGGCCGATCGTTCGGGAATTATCTGTGACCGTCATCGGCCCCGAGCGCATCGCCGTTACGGGACCGAACGGGTCCGGTAAGACGACGCTGCTGGCGCTCGTTACGGGGCAGTTGAGTCCCTGGGCCGGAACCGTTCAGGTGCTGACCGATTTCGCCGTGCTCGACCAGCGGGTGAGCGTGCTCGACCCAGCGACTACGATCCGTGACAACTTCTTGCGGATCAATCCGCGTGCGGACGAGTTCGCGTGTCGGACCGCGCTCGCCCGGTTCATGTTCCGCGCGGAAGCGGCGCTACAAACCGTATCCACACTCAGCGGTGGCCAACTCCTGCGTGCCGGCCTTGCCTGCGTGTTGGGGGGAGCGACCCCGCCTCCGCTCCTGATCCTCGACGAACCAACGAACCACCTCAATATTGATTCGATCGAGGCGGTCGAAGCCGGGCTGCGTGCCTACGACGGCGCCCTGTTGGTGGTGAGTCACGACGAGTCGTTCCTAGAGGCCGTCGGCATTACGAGGCGGCTGGAGTTACAACCGTAA
- a CDS encoding MFS transporter, whose amino-acid sequence MPPPDLEPSAQPPTQTRFVVAAWLCGLAAILYLDRICMSQAVKPICDDLGLSKNQMGDVMAAFTLAYGMFAVPVGRLGDKLGPRSVLGGIVLVWSVFTALTGLATGLATLLVVRFLFGAAEAGAFPSAAKVMSRWFPHSERGRVQGVMLAFAQIGAVIAPAGAAYLIDAAGWRWAFFLFGALGVVWACGFWLWFRNDPSQHASVNEAELARIHAEEAPLALDPGPVPWRAVLTNRGILVLSLIMILGAFYTYFFYGWLPTYLRDARGVDNKEAGWLSSLVLGGSAIGMLVGGWLADRIPQRAADPVAARRYLGVGAYLTAAGFLYSGVQCDDALSLALFWGASFCVMHLTLPNWWSVIIPQSGKHVGTVFGLANGAGVLGAMVSQKFVGWFTDRQEKLHGLTARAAWDPLIDLYVCVLVCAAGAWWLYRFTPLVEPPPQQEQGEGR is encoded by the coding sequence ATGCCGCCACCGGATCTCGAACCCTCAGCTCAGCCGCCGACACAAACGCGGTTCGTTGTCGCCGCGTGGCTCTGCGGACTTGCGGCCATTCTGTACCTCGATCGCATCTGCATGTCGCAGGCGGTGAAGCCGATCTGCGACGATTTGGGGCTTTCCAAGAACCAAATGGGCGACGTGATGGCCGCTTTCACGCTGGCCTACGGCATGTTCGCGGTGCCCGTCGGCCGGTTGGGGGACAAGCTCGGTCCGCGGTCCGTGCTCGGGGGCATCGTGCTCGTGTGGTCGGTGTTTACCGCGCTCACGGGCCTCGCGACCGGACTCGCTACGTTGCTCGTCGTGCGGTTCCTGTTCGGCGCGGCGGAAGCGGGCGCGTTCCCGAGCGCGGCGAAGGTGATGTCGCGGTGGTTCCCGCACAGCGAACGGGGCCGCGTGCAGGGTGTTATGCTCGCGTTCGCGCAAATCGGTGCGGTGATCGCGCCGGCCGGGGCCGCCTACCTCATCGATGCGGCCGGGTGGCGCTGGGCGTTCTTCCTGTTCGGGGCACTCGGAGTCGTGTGGGCGTGCGGGTTTTGGTTGTGGTTCCGCAACGATCCGTCACAGCACGCGAGCGTGAACGAAGCGGAACTCGCGCGCATCCACGCAGAAGAAGCCCCGCTCGCTCTCGACCCGGGACCGGTGCCGTGGCGGGCGGTTCTGACCAACCGCGGCATCCTCGTTCTCAGCCTCATCATGATTCTTGGGGCGTTCTACACCTACTTCTTCTACGGCTGGCTCCCGACGTACCTTCGCGACGCACGCGGAGTGGACAACAAAGAGGCCGGGTGGCTGTCGTCGCTCGTACTCGGCGGGTCGGCAATCGGGATGCTCGTCGGCGGGTGGCTCGCGGACCGCATCCCGCAGCGCGCGGCCGATCCGGTCGCGGCCCGGCGCTACCTCGGGGTGGGCGCGTACCTCACCGCGGCCGGCTTTCTTTACTCGGGCGTCCAGTGCGACGACGCGCTGTCACTCGCGCTCTTCTGGGGCGCGTCGTTCTGCGTGATGCACCTCACGCTCCCGAACTGGTGGTCGGTCATCATTCCGCAATCGGGCAAGCACGTCGGCACGGTCTTCGGCCTGGCGAACGGCGCCGGCGTGCTCGGGGCGATGGTGTCGCAGAAGTTCGTGGGCTGGTTCACCGATCGGCAAGAGAAACTGCACGGATTAACCGCACGCGCGGCGTGGGATCCGCTGATCGATCTGTACGTGTGCGTGCTCGTGTGCGCGGCGGGGGCGTGGTGGTTGTACCGCTTCACGCCGCTCGTGGAACCGCCGCCGCAACAGGAACAGGGCGAAGGGCGGTAA
- a CDS encoding DUF1553 domain-containing protein encodes MLSRFVVHFALMAALLVVPTGTFAVELPKPVDFERDVKPIFAKHCVSCHGAEKSKGGLRLDRKAEALQGGDSGKAIAPGKSANSLLIELVTSDDADRRMPPKKPQLTAAEVATLQRWIDGGAKWPDDGSVAANPADWWSFKPLKKSAVPGDVNPIDHFVRAKLKEKGLAPSPEADRRTLIRRLYFDLIGLPPTPEDVEAFVGDKSPKAYEALVDKLLAAPQYGERWTRHWLDVVHFGETHGYDKDQPRPNAWPYRDYVIRALNADKPYGRFIAEQIAGDVLYPGTVDGIEALGFLAAGPWDFIGHIEVPESKIDGKIARHLDRDDFVANTIGTFMGLTVHCAQCHNHKFDPIAQEDYYRLQAVFAALDRTDRTYDADPKIASKRAELDAKKKAAVARIATLEADARKTAGAELEVLEKQFREATKPTSTPKPPEFGYHSQLSSKQDSAKWVQVDLGESVKLDRVVLKPCHDDFNNIGAGFGFPVRFKIELSDDATFKNDVVVLADETTKDYPPSGMAAYTTKAGGNVGRYVRVTATVLAPRQNDYMLALAELEAFDAAGTNRALNKSVTALDSIEAPARWRKSNLTDGLAPAGPKLSAPELAKLTERRDALLKAALGEKGVADLAALRVDVATTEAELAKLTGSRRTAYIGAIHTGSGSFTGTGATGGKPRSIHVLPRGDVTKPSKEVGPGAIPAVPGIDGRFDLPPNHTEGDRRATLAKWLTDPNNPLTWRVMANRVWQYHFGRALVDTPNDFGKMGQLPTHPELLDFLASELRDHQSVKELHKLIVTSATYKQVSTSTDANAKVDADNRFLWRQNRRKLEAEAVRDSILAVAGKLDLTPGGPSFRDFVIEKPEHSPHYQYHLHDPEDTKAHRRAVYRFIVRSKQQPFMAALDCADPSLAVEKRNETLTPQQALALLNNKLAVAMAKHFATRIEKLGATDAERVTAAFQLALGRTPSAKERDALAAYAKEHGLANMCRVVLNLNEFVFVD; translated from the coding sequence ATGCTCTCCCGTTTCGTCGTTCACTTCGCGCTAATGGCCGCGCTGCTCGTGGTGCCCACGGGTACGTTCGCGGTCGAACTGCCCAAACCGGTGGATTTCGAGCGCGACGTGAAGCCGATCTTCGCGAAGCACTGCGTTTCGTGTCACGGTGCGGAGAAGTCGAAGGGCGGGTTGCGGCTCGATCGCAAGGCCGAGGCGCTTCAAGGCGGCGATTCGGGGAAGGCCATCGCGCCCGGCAAATCGGCGAACAGCTTGCTCATTGAACTCGTGACGAGCGATGATGCGGACCGCCGAATGCCGCCGAAGAAGCCGCAACTGACCGCGGCCGAAGTCGCCACGCTGCAACGGTGGATCGATGGCGGCGCGAAGTGGCCCGACGACGGGTCCGTCGCCGCGAACCCCGCGGACTGGTGGAGCTTCAAGCCGCTGAAGAAATCCGCTGTGCCCGGGGACGTGAACCCGATCGATCACTTCGTCCGCGCGAAACTCAAAGAGAAGGGTCTGGCACCCTCACCAGAAGCGGACCGGCGCACGCTGATCCGCCGGTTGTACTTCGACCTCATTGGGCTGCCGCCCACACCGGAGGACGTGGAAGCGTTCGTGGGCGACAAAAGCCCGAAGGCTTACGAGGCGCTCGTTGATAAGCTGCTCGCGGCGCCGCAATACGGCGAGCGCTGGACGCGGCACTGGCTCGACGTGGTCCACTTCGGCGAAACGCACGGCTACGACAAGGATCAACCGCGCCCGAATGCGTGGCCCTACCGCGATTACGTCATCCGCGCGCTGAACGCGGACAAACCCTACGGTCGGTTCATCGCCGAACAGATCGCGGGCGACGTGCTGTACCCCGGCACGGTGGACGGGATCGAGGCGCTCGGGTTCCTCGCGGCCGGTCCGTGGGACTTCATCGGTCACATCGAAGTGCCCGAATCGAAAATCGATGGCAAGATCGCGCGGCACCTCGACCGTGACGATTTTGTCGCGAACACCATCGGCACGTTCATGGGCCTCACGGTCCACTGCGCGCAGTGCCACAACCACAAATTCGACCCGATCGCGCAGGAAGATTACTACCGCCTTCAGGCGGTGTTCGCGGCTCTCGACCGCACCGACCGAACCTACGACGCGGACCCGAAAATCGCCTCGAAGCGCGCGGAACTGGACGCGAAGAAGAAGGCTGCGGTCGCGCGGATCGCGACGCTGGAAGCGGATGCTCGCAAGACCGCGGGTGCGGAGCTAGAGGTACTGGAGAAGCAATTCCGCGAAGCAACCAAACCGACATCGACTCCCAAGCCACCGGAGTTCGGCTACCACTCACAGCTCTCCTCGAAGCAGGACAGCGCGAAGTGGGTGCAGGTCGATCTCGGCGAGAGCGTCAAACTCGACCGCGTCGTGCTGAAGCCGTGCCACGACGACTTCAACAACATCGGCGCCGGGTTCGGGTTCCCGGTGCGCTTCAAGATCGAACTTTCGGACGACGCGACCTTCAAGAATGATGTCGTGGTGCTTGCAGACGAAACGACGAAAGACTACCCGCCGTCCGGTATGGCCGCGTACACCACGAAGGCGGGTGGCAACGTCGGGCGATACGTCCGCGTGACCGCGACAGTACTGGCCCCGCGGCAGAACGATTACATGCTCGCGCTGGCGGAACTCGAAGCGTTCGATGCAGCAGGCACGAACCGTGCGTTGAACAAATCCGTGACCGCGCTCGATAGCATTGAGGCGCCCGCACGATGGCGCAAGAGCAATCTCACCGACGGCCTCGCACCTGCCGGGCCGAAGCTCTCCGCGCCCGAACTCGCGAAACTTACCGAGCGCCGGGACGCGCTGCTAAAAGCCGCTCTCGGCGAGAAGGGCGTCGCGGACCTCGCCGCTCTTCGAGTGGATGTGGCTACAACTGAGGCCGAACTCGCGAAACTCACTGGTTCGCGCCGGACCGCGTACATCGGCGCGATTCACACCGGGAGCGGCTCGTTCACCGGTACCGGCGCGACCGGCGGAAAGCCGCGATCGATTCACGTGCTCCCGCGCGGCGACGTCACCAAACCGAGTAAGGAAGTCGGTCCCGGGGCGATCCCCGCGGTCCCCGGTATCGACGGCCGGTTCGATCTGCCGCCCAATCACACGGAAGGCGACCGGCGCGCGACTCTCGCGAAGTGGCTCACGGACCCGAACAACCCGCTCACCTGGCGCGTGATGGCGAACCGTGTGTGGCAGTACCACTTCGGCCGCGCCCTAGTGGACACGCCCAACGACTTCGGCAAAATGGGGCAACTCCCCACGCACCCGGAGTTGCTCGATTTTCTTGCGTCGGAACTGCGAGATCACCAGTCCGTCAAGGAGCTCCACAAGCTCATTGTGACGAGCGCCACCTACAAGCAAGTTTCGACCTCCACTGACGCGAACGCGAAGGTCGACGCGGACAACCGCTTTTTGTGGCGCCAGAACCGGCGGAAGCTCGAAGCCGAGGCGGTGCGAGATTCCATTCTCGCGGTCGCGGGCAAACTCGATCTCACACCGGGCGGGCCGAGCTTCCGCGACTTCGTGATCGAGAAGCCCGAGCACTCGCCGCACTACCAGTACCACCTGCACGACCCCGAAGACACAAAGGCCCACCGGCGCGCGGTTTATCGCTTCATCGTGCGGTCCAAACAGCAGCCGTTCATGGCGGCGCTCGATTGCGCCGACCCGTCACTCGCGGTCGAGAAGCGGAACGAGACGCTCACGCCGCAACAGGCGCTTGCTCTCTTGAACAACAAGCTCGCGGTCGCGATGGCCAAGCACTTTGCCACGCGCATCGAAAAACTCGGCGCCACCGACGCGGAGCGCGTGACGGCCGCGTTCCAACTGGCGCTCGGTCGCACGCCGAGCGCAAAAGAGCGCGACGCGCTGGCCGCCTACGCCAAAGAGCACGGATTGGCGAACATGTGTCGCGTAGTGTTGAACCTGAATGAATTCGTCTTCGTGGATTGA
- a CDS encoding DUF1501 domain-containing protein: MLSRRDFLFHSGGGLGGIVLASLLGADRLFADTPTRADGGLHHKPKAKRVVQLFMAGGASHVDLFDFKPELVKQHGKEANFGEHVEAFQNGLGPWLKPVWDFKPYGKCAKPLGEVVAPLGDVVDEMAFVHNMVGKTGVHSQGTLLQTTGFNRPGFPGMGCWASYGLGSMNQNLPTFVVLPDHRGLASNGTKNWDSAFLPAQHQGAAIYPGTKTPIEDLFPDERAKFITRASDKAGIDLLAQLNRVHADTRAGDERLDARIKSYELAAKMQLAAPEALDISKETARTLKLYGLDHGKGTFDKEINRVEETDYFARKCLVARRLLERGVRFVQIWSGNDNGFPRRNWDSHEDVKRDHGPLAYGMARGAAALIADLKRHGLLEDTIVLWTTEFGRMPSSQGGKGRDHNPYCFTNWLAGGGVKGGVSHGPSDDFGYKPADRKNPTEVYDVHATILHLLGIDHTKLTVRHNGIDRRLTDVHGHVINELIG; the protein is encoded by the coding sequence ATGCTCTCCCGGCGCGATTTTCTGTTCCACTCGGGCGGCGGGTTGGGGGGCATCGTGCTCGCGTCGCTGCTCGGCGCGGATCGCCTGTTCGCGGACACGCCCACCCGGGCCGATGGCGGGCTGCACCACAAGCCCAAAGCGAAACGGGTGGTGCAATTGTTCATGGCGGGCGGGGCGTCGCACGTCGACTTGTTCGATTTCAAGCCTGAACTGGTCAAGCAGCACGGGAAAGAGGCGAACTTCGGCGAACACGTCGAGGCGTTCCAAAACGGGCTGGGGCCGTGGCTCAAACCGGTGTGGGACTTCAAGCCATATGGGAAGTGCGCGAAGCCGCTAGGCGAGGTCGTGGCGCCGCTCGGCGACGTTGTGGACGAGATGGCGTTCGTTCACAACATGGTCGGCAAAACGGGCGTTCACAGTCAGGGGACGCTGCTTCAGACGACGGGCTTCAACCGACCGGGGTTCCCCGGCATGGGGTGCTGGGCGAGCTACGGTCTCGGCAGCATGAACCAGAACCTCCCGACGTTCGTGGTACTCCCGGATCACCGCGGGCTGGCGTCCAACGGCACCAAGAACTGGGACAGCGCGTTCCTGCCCGCACAGCACCAAGGCGCGGCGATCTACCCTGGCACGAAAACGCCCATCGAAGACCTGTTCCCCGACGAACGCGCGAAGTTCATCACCCGCGCTTCCGACAAAGCCGGTATCGACCTGCTCGCGCAACTCAACCGCGTTCATGCTGATACCCGGGCGGGTGACGAGCGCCTGGACGCTCGCATCAAAAGCTACGAGTTGGCCGCGAAGATGCAGCTCGCGGCGCCGGAGGCTCTGGATATCTCGAAGGAGACCGCGCGCACGCTCAAGCTGTACGGGCTGGACCACGGGAAGGGGACGTTCGATAAGGAAATCAATCGGGTCGAGGAAACGGACTACTTCGCGCGCAAGTGCCTAGTCGCGCGACGGTTGTTGGAGCGCGGGGTGCGGTTCGTGCAGATCTGGAGCGGCAACGACAACGGGTTCCCGCGCCGGAACTGGGACTCGCACGAGGACGTGAAACGCGACCACGGCCCGCTCGCTTACGGCATGGCCCGCGGTGCGGCGGCTCTTATCGCGGACCTGAAGCGCCACGGTTTGCTCGAAGACACGATCGTTCTGTGGACCACCGAGTTCGGGCGGATGCCGTCCTCACAGGGCGGGAAGGGGCGCGACCACAACCCGTACTGCTTCACCAACTGGCTCGCCGGCGGCGGCGTGAAGGGTGGTGTGTCGCACGGTCCCAGCGACGACTTCGGGTACAAGCCTGCGGATCGCAAGAACCCGACGGAAGTGTACGACGTCCACGCGACGATCTTGCACCTGCTCGGCATCGACCACACGAAACTCACCGTGCGGCACAACGGGATCGACCGCCGGCTCACCGACGTTCATGGGCACGTGATTAACGAACTGATCGGGTGA
- a CDS encoding cis-3-hydroxy-L-proline dehydratase, protein MRITRISAWQVDLPLHEGSYKWSGGKSVTVFDSTVVAVETDAGTTGYGEVCPLGPAYLPAYAAGVRAGLKELAPKLLGEDPTQLGKLNRTMDAALKGHPYVKSAVDVACWDILGKVSGLPVCVLLGGRYGDDFHLYRAISQEAPEAMAANVAGYRAEGYRRFQLKVGGDPDTDIARIKAVAAVLQPGDRLVADANTGWLQHEAVRVVRAVRDIDVYIEQPCLTYEECLAVRRNTDHPFVLDEVVDGIDMLVRGHAEGAMDVVNLKISKLGGLTKTKQLRDLCISLGIGMTLEDSWGGDIVTAAIAHLAHSTPTEFLFSSTDFNSYVTRSIATGAPQRKNGRLAAPVVPGLGITPKLSEFGAPAVDVRNG, encoded by the coding sequence ATGCGTATCACTCGAATTTCTGCATGGCAGGTCGATCTCCCGCTCCACGAGGGCAGCTACAAATGGTCCGGCGGGAAGTCCGTCACCGTGTTCGATAGCACGGTCGTCGCGGTGGAGACGGACGCGGGTACCACCGGGTACGGCGAGGTGTGTCCGCTCGGCCCCGCGTACCTTCCGGCTTACGCTGCCGGCGTGCGAGCCGGGCTGAAGGAACTGGCGCCGAAGTTGTTGGGCGAAGACCCGACGCAGTTGGGGAAGCTGAACCGCACGATGGACGCGGCCCTGAAGGGGCACCCGTATGTGAAGTCGGCCGTCGACGTCGCGTGTTGGGACATTCTGGGCAAGGTGTCTGGCTTGCCGGTGTGTGTGCTCCTTGGCGGGCGGTATGGCGACGACTTCCACCTGTACCGCGCGATCTCGCAGGAAGCGCCCGAGGCGATGGCGGCGAACGTTGCGGGCTACCGTGCGGAGGGGTACCGCCGGTTCCAACTGAAGGTCGGCGGCGACCCGGACACGGACATCGCGCGCATCAAAGCGGTGGCAGCGGTGCTCCAACCGGGCGACCGCTTGGTGGCCGACGCGAACACCGGCTGGCTCCAGCACGAAGCGGTGCGCGTGGTGCGCGCGGTGCGAGACATTGATGTGTACATCGAGCAACCGTGCCTCACCTACGAAGAGTGCCTCGCGGTGCGCCGAAACACTGATCACCCGTTCGTGCTCGACGAAGTGGTGGATGGAATTGACATGCTGGTCCGCGGACACGCCGAAGGCGCGATGGACGTGGTGAATCTCAAGATCAGCAAGCTCGGCGGGCTCACGAAAACGAAGCAACTGCGCGATCTGTGCATTTCGCTCGGGATCGGGATGACGCTTGAAGACAGTTGGGGCGGCGACATCGTGACGGCCGCGATCGCACACCTCGCGCACAGCACGCCGACCGAGTTCCTCTTCAGCTCAACCGACTTCAACAGCTACGTCACGCGGTCCATCGCGACTGGCGCGCCGCAGCGAAAGAACGGTCGGCTCGCCGCGCCGGTCGTTCCGGGGTTGGGCATCACGCCGAAGTTGAGCGAGTTCGGTGCGCCTGCTGTGGACGTGCGCAACGGTTAA
- a CDS encoding ABC transporter permease: protein MSYSLTTIWYERQRFLPAILAVAFSAVLVTVQSGLVLGLLSMMSLPVDRATSDVWVGYPAVRSVDFGRPIPERWVSRLAAQPEVERAEGAIIGFTPWTRNGEIPAKTTTEVCTVVGTRLDANSLAAMEVVRNNRELLASLTQPLSIAVDESELGRLGIRGAGDVAEILGVRVRVVGLVTGCRSLGGPYLFCSLETARVLLRYQQDEVTYLVAKCTKPEDARAVARRMNGYAQLSAFTADEFSARSRLHWLTTTKAGIAIGFTALLGLLVGAVVTSQTLFAATAASQREFATLRAMGIPKWRLKFSVLAQSFWVGLFGIALAAPITVALAEGATAMGTAVRLHPFILGGAAAVTMCMAVGSGLAALRSFQKVDPAHNIR, encoded by the coding sequence GTGAGCTACTCTCTCACCACGATCTGGTACGAGCGGCAGCGGTTCCTGCCGGCCATCCTCGCGGTCGCGTTCAGCGCGGTGCTGGTCACGGTGCAGTCGGGGCTGGTGCTCGGGCTGCTCTCGATGATGTCGCTCCCGGTGGACCGCGCCACCTCGGACGTGTGGGTCGGCTACCCGGCCGTGCGGAGCGTGGACTTCGGTCGGCCCATCCCGGAGCGCTGGGTGTCCCGGCTCGCCGCCCAGCCCGAGGTCGAGCGCGCGGAGGGCGCGATCATCGGCTTCACCCCCTGGACGCGGAACGGCGAGATCCCCGCGAAAACCACCACGGAAGTCTGCACCGTCGTCGGCACGCGGCTCGACGCCAATTCACTCGCCGCAATGGAAGTGGTCCGCAACAACCGCGAGCTACTCGCGAGCCTCACGCAGCCGCTCTCGATCGCGGTGGACGAGTCCGAACTCGGTCGACTCGGGATTCGCGGGGCCGGCGACGTGGCCGAAATCCTCGGCGTCCGCGTTCGCGTGGTGGGGTTGGTGACGGGATGCCGCAGTTTGGGCGGCCCGTACCTGTTCTGCTCGCTCGAAACCGCCCGCGTACTGCTCCGCTACCAGCAAGACGAAGTCACATACCTGGTGGCGAAATGCACTAAACCAGAAGACGCGCGCGCGGTCGCGCGCCGGATGAACGGCTACGCGCAACTGAGCGCGTTCACCGCGGACGAGTTCTCCGCGCGCTCGCGCTTGCACTGGCTGACCACAACGAAGGCCGGCATCGCGATCGGGTTCACCGCGCTACTCGGACTGCTCGTCGGCGCGGTGGTCACGAGCCAAACGCTGTTCGCGGCGACCGCGGCCAGCCAGCGCGAGTTCGCCACGCTCCGTGCGATGGGTATTCCCAAATGGCGGTTGAAGTTCTCGGTGCTGGCGCAATCGTTCTGGGTGGGGTTGTTCGGTATCGCGCTGGCCGCGCCAATCACGGTCGCGCTCGCAGAGGGCGCGACCGCAATGGGAACCGCCGTGCGCCTGCACCCGTTCATTCTGGGCGGCGCCGCGGCGGTCACGATGTGCATGGCGGTCGGATCTGGGCTGGCCGCGCTGCGGTCGTTCCAGAAAGTGGACCCGGCCCACAATATCCGTTAA
- a CDS encoding MBL fold metallo-hydrolase, translating into MLPDRPVDNAPYYSLSHGGLTVEGWSRAAVQSYWRIPELKIGFDLGAQPWDFMGTPTWFVSHTHLDHVAALPVYVARRRMMKMEPPTVYVPTEGLEDVKKLMMIMHRLDRGRQLAHLKGLTAGDEIELSREHLVTVFTTTHTIPSRGFVVWERRNKLKDEFVGLPGDKIRDLKLSGTPITREVRIPIVAYTGDTSPAGLDACPACFEAKILITEMSFIRASHRRDKIHKFGHMHLDDFVERAPRFKNELIIAAHFSTRYHPNEVRKLLDNKLPADLKSKMHLWV; encoded by the coding sequence ATGCTACCCGACCGGCCGGTGGACAACGCCCCGTATTACTCGCTCTCGCACGGAGGTTTGACGGTCGAGGGGTGGTCACGCGCCGCGGTGCAGAGCTACTGGCGCATCCCCGAACTGAAGATCGGGTTCGACCTCGGCGCCCAGCCGTGGGACTTCATGGGTACCCCGACGTGGTTCGTGTCGCACACGCACCTGGACCACGTCGCAGCGCTACCAGTGTACGTGGCGCGGCGGCGGATGATGAAGATGGAACCGCCGACGGTGTACGTCCCGACCGAGGGGTTGGAAGACGTGAAGAAGCTAATGATGATTATGCACCGGCTCGACCGCGGGCGGCAACTCGCCCACCTGAAGGGACTGACGGCCGGCGACGAGATCGAGTTGAGCCGCGAGCACCTCGTCACGGTGTTCACCACGACCCACACGATCCCGAGCCGCGGGTTCGTGGTGTGGGAGCGGCGCAACAAACTGAAAGACGAGTTCGTCGGGCTACCCGGCGACAAGATCCGCGACCTCAAGCTGAGCGGCACCCCGATCACGCGCGAGGTGCGCATCCCGATCGTGGCCTACACCGGCGACACGTCCCCGGCCGGGCTGGATGCGTGCCCCGCGTGCTTCGAGGCGAAGATCCTCATTACCGAAATGAGCTTCATCCGCGCGAGCCACCGGCGCGACAAGATCCACAAGTTCGGCCACATGCACCTGGACGACTTCGTGGAGCGCGCCCCGCGCTTCAAAAACGAGCTGATTATCGCGGCGCACTTCAGCACGCGGTACCACCCGAACGAGGTGCGGAAGTTGCTCGACAACAAGCTCCCCGCCGACCTGAAGTCAAAGATGCACCTGTGGGTGTGA